The uncultured Desulfobulbus sp. genome window below encodes:
- a CDS encoding ATP-dependent helicase, whose product MNKKFTELQSKILKPLTREQISVVSHNGGHALVSAVAGSGKTVTLIHRILYLLNCGVASEKILVVMYNRDVKVSFEARLQKACSCLDLKAPKIYTYHSLGRTVCKNLSENGHIDKCSYRLKDYEYWPDLQKALDFAKKLVDSEYDSEELCNLSSELVFEFSGFIERWKGDRLQPDEVLGSIDYESVPWAIKKAYSKFEELRQEAKYRTFADMIYDPAVAIRNSRQVNNYIGNRYEHILIDEYQDINLAQQELIQSIAGSKASVMAVGDEDQCIYEWRGSRSDYMTGLFEQFFGDTTRFTLSHTFRFGHALSCVANTVMYHNKNRIKKFCISSRKTPRTAIRLHLRPEGNSKGLIPGLVQRWLENGGALKDVVILVRSWAMALEPEMELMSAGIPYDLADKTKSYRTRPEIQACLGFMALGGGHGLHGIDSLESREQVFLAMLRYAELYLKKPQRLRLIRRLAESPQDLYRTLDAACEEEPALKSQLQKVFRLWHELEARVSPSMSASEALVEIDKVIDFAYKIQKGHIHKQLANDALRGLEVLTEYARNRKVTVDELIYELSKEDEHNENSSDSDVIQITSIHKAKGGEWPMVILPRLEEGRFPHYEDKADDPGIIEQERRLFYVAITRASKEVNLIAPHDDDLLEWLEHSYWGSPKNRKFTASRFLYETNLDRTNAVIDEFYEKKSVRRIQLGEKEYMLKNYLLKAGSCKTD is encoded by the coding sequence ATGAATAAGAAATTTACTGAGCTGCAATCTAAAATATTAAAGCCATTAACACGTGAGCAAATATCAGTTGTATCTCACAACGGTGGACATGCATTAGTCTCAGCCGTAGCTGGATCAGGTAAAACCGTTACATTAATTCATCGAATTTTATATCTTTTGAACTGTGGAGTTGCAAGCGAGAAAATTCTAGTAGTGATGTACAATCGAGATGTCAAAGTATCTTTTGAGGCTCGATTGCAAAAAGCTTGTAGCTGTCTTGATTTAAAAGCGCCAAAAATTTACACCTATCACAGCTTAGGTCGGACGGTATGCAAAAATCTTTCTGAAAATGGTCATATAGACAAATGTTCATATCGGCTCAAGGACTATGAATATTGGCCGGATCTGCAAAAAGCTTTGGATTTCGCAAAGAAGCTAGTTGATTCTGAATACGATTCTGAAGAGCTGTGTAATCTCAGCAGTGAACTTGTTTTCGAGTTCAGCGGATTTATCGAGCGATGGAAAGGCGATCGGCTGCAGCCGGATGAAGTCTTGGGATCGATTGATTATGAAAGCGTTCCTTGGGCGATAAAGAAGGCATACAGCAAGTTTGAAGAATTGCGTCAAGAGGCTAAGTATCGAACGTTCGCCGACATGATTTATGATCCAGCCGTGGCGATAAGAAACAGCCGTCAGGTAAATAATTACATCGGGAACAGATACGAACACATTCTGATCGATGAGTACCAGGATATTAATCTTGCTCAACAAGAGCTGATACAGAGCATAGCCGGATCAAAAGCCTCCGTGATGGCGGTCGGTGATGAGGACCAATGCATTTATGAATGGCGTGGCTCTCGCTCTGACTATATGACCGGTCTCTTTGAACAATTTTTTGGCGATACTACGCGATTCACGCTCTCACATACATTTCGATTTGGTCACGCTCTATCATGTGTGGCCAACACGGTAATGTACCACAATAAAAATCGTATCAAAAAGTTCTGTATATCAAGTCGTAAGACGCCGCGAACAGCTATTCGCTTGCATTTGAGACCAGAGGGCAATAGCAAAGGCCTTATACCCGGCTTGGTTCAGCGTTGGTTGGAGAACGGTGGCGCTTTAAAAGATGTTGTCATCTTGGTTCGAAGCTGGGCTATGGCTCTGGAACCTGAGATGGAGCTGATGAGCGCCGGTATTCCGTACGACCTGGCTGATAAAACAAAATCGTACCGGACAAGGCCGGAGATCCAGGCTTGTCTCGGATTTATGGCCTTGGGTGGAGGTCATGGATTACATGGTATTGACAGCTTGGAATCTAGAGAGCAGGTTTTCTTGGCCATGCTCCGTTATGCAGAGTTGTATTTAAAGAAACCTCAACGGCTTAGGCTGATAAGAAGATTGGCCGAGAGCCCACAGGATCTATACAGAACTCTTGATGCGGCATGTGAAGAAGAGCCTGCTTTGAAAAGCCAGTTACAAAAAGTCTTTAGATTGTGGCATGAATTAGAGGCTCGTGTGTCTCCGTCAATGTCAGCCTCGGAAGCGTTGGTCGAGATTGATAAAGTAATTGATTTTGCGTATAAAATTCAAAAAGGTCACATTCATAAGCAATTAGCTAATGATGCTCTTAGAGGTCTCGAGGTATTGACTGAATATGCTCGAAACCGCAAGGTGACGGTCGATGAATTGATTTACGAATTGAGTAAAGAAGATGAACACAATGAAAACTCTTCTGATTCTGATGTGATTCAAATTACTTCGATTCACAAAGCGAAAGGCGGGGAATGGCCTATGGTAATATTGCCAAGGCTTGAAGAAGGTAGATTTCCTCACTACGAAGATAAAGCTGATGATCCTGGTATAATCGAGCAGGAGCGTAGGCTTTTCTATGTTGCTATTACAAGGGCTTCAAAAGAAGTCAATTTAATTGCTCCGCATGATGATGATTTGCTTGAATGGCTCGAGCATAGTTATTGGGGTTCTCCGAAAAATAGGAAGTTTACAGCAAGTCGATTCTTGTATGAGACAAACCTTGATAGGACGAATGCAGTAATTGACGAATTTTACGAAAAGAAATCTGTTCGAAGAATACAATTAGGCGAGAAAGAATATATGCTGAAAAATTATCTGCTCAAGGCTGGATCTTGTAAAACTGATTAG
- a CDS encoding viperin family antiviral radical SAM protein gives MNELLNNVKVKRVIPAVNYHLWQHCCMDCKFCFAKFDKKFREDQNAINSAFIVKSAFKAGVSKISFAGGEPLLCPWLPDLLHLAKSLGMTTMVISNGYLLREDWLNKNSINIDWFTLSIDSLSNKTNRNIGRSVQGKAISESGYFELASMIKSYGIKLKINTTVTSCNWRENLSDFIVNIQPVRWKIFQVLPIIGQNDLEFHKIKVSKEQFKYFLKNHRVAQDFCNMVAEDNRSMKSSYLMIDPYGRFYDNELGSYRYSEPIWDIGWKKALSQIFVSSEKFIERGGVYNW, from the coding sequence ATGAACGAGCTGCTAAATAACGTAAAAGTAAAACGCGTAATCCCAGCTGTAAATTATCATTTATGGCAGCACTGTTGTATGGATTGCAAATTTTGTTTTGCCAAATTTGACAAGAAATTCCGTGAAGATCAGAATGCGATTAATAGCGCATTTATAGTGAAGTCAGCGTTTAAGGCTGGTGTTTCAAAAATTAGTTTTGCTGGCGGTGAGCCTCTTCTTTGTCCGTGGCTACCAGATCTTCTCCATTTGGCAAAGAGTCTTGGAATGACCACTATGGTCATCTCAAACGGTTATTTACTCCGTGAAGATTGGCTCAATAAAAATTCGATCAACATTGATTGGTTTACGTTAAGTATCGATAGCTTGTCGAACAAAACTAATCGTAATATTGGGAGATCGGTTCAAGGTAAAGCTATTTCAGAGAGCGGATATTTTGAGCTGGCTTCAATGATCAAATCATATGGAATCAAGCTTAAAATCAATACAACAGTTACAAGTTGTAACTGGCGTGAAAACCTCTCTGATTTTATTGTAAACATTCAACCGGTCAGGTGGAAAATATTCCAGGTGTTGCCGATTATTGGTCAAAACGATCTTGAGTTTCACAAGATTAAAGTGAGTAAAGAACAATTCAAATATTTTTTGAAGAACCACCGCGTTGCCCAAGACTTCTGCAACATGGTGGCAGAAGACAACCGCTCAATGAAGAGTTCTTATCTGATGATTGATCCATACGGTCGCTTTTACGATAATGAACTTGGATCTTATCGCTATAGCGAGCCGATTTGGGATATTGGTTGGAAGAAAGCTCTGTCTCAAATATTTGTTTCTTCTGAAAAATTTATTGAGAGAGGTGGCGTTTATAATTGGTAA
- a CDS encoding DNA methyltransferase yields the protein MNINKLEEDLKNLVENFDEDSFIYDFLKLYDFPQASITRLLKGDFNLSKNPGEILWKKKLCFKVNKTEDLHELIDSLGSDKNITKHHPRFIIVTDFDEFLAVDTKNSDSLDVPFQELYKHYDFFLPWAGLEKSQLHSENPADIKAADKMGKLYDLILQDNKVSNEADRHALNVFLSRLLFCFFAEDTGIFKDDQFTNAIASHTSEDGSDLQAYLQRLFLVLNTQDTSSFPKYLQEFPYVNGGLFAHDLPVPTFNAKARKIILECGELNWKAINPDIFGSMIQAVIHEDMRGGLGMHYTSVTNIMKVIEPLFLNDLYEQFEKAGDNKTKLKALLDRIYNLKIFDPACGSGNFLIITYKELCKLEIEIFKKLYGGQMAAFRYHGQIKLTQFYGIELDDFAHETAKLSLWLAEHQMNLAFKEIFGDTKPTLPLQEGGNVVCGNAARMDWKAVCPAGGSREIYVLGNPPYLGFSMQDKEHKEDLFLNWGGTTKLDYISIWFLKAGEYIKDSTNKFAFVSTNSINQGEQVALLWPYVFKRNLEIIFGHTSFKWSNNAKSNAGVICSVIGVAVKDYVKNKFLYTNGIARSVRSITAYLTEGSIGFVEKRKFPFNISEKLVLGNMPKDGGHLILSTSEKNILVEKYPESIRYIRKYLGSSEFIRGEERWCLWIDDAEVDEACKVPEINRRLNSVVEMRSASPKKATRYFASSPHRFVEIRHQNLDSIIIPRVSSERREYIPIGFLDSDIIVSDLAYVIYGPSPYIFALISSRMHMTWVRAVAGRLKNDYRYSSALCYNTFPYPVLSSSHKTSMEEAVFDVLEAREQHPEKTMAQLYDPDKMPGSLRQAHDKIDAIVDRCYRSKPFLNDEERLDYLFTRYEALLAAEQR from the coding sequence ATGAACATTAATAAGCTTGAGGAAGATCTCAAAAACTTGGTTGAGAATTTCGATGAAGATTCATTTATTTACGACTTCTTGAAGTTGTATGATTTTCCACAAGCTTCTATAACTCGACTGTTGAAAGGAGATTTCAATCTATCCAAAAATCCTGGCGAGATACTTTGGAAGAAAAAGCTCTGTTTTAAAGTCAATAAAACCGAGGACCTTCATGAGCTGATCGATTCGTTAGGTAGCGACAAAAACATAACGAAGCATCATCCGCGATTTATCATAGTGACCGATTTCGATGAGTTCTTGGCCGTCGACACCAAAAACAGCGATTCGCTCGATGTTCCATTTCAAGAGTTATACAAGCATTACGACTTCTTTTTGCCTTGGGCTGGTCTTGAAAAATCTCAGCTTCATAGTGAGAATCCAGCGGATATTAAAGCCGCTGATAAGATGGGTAAGCTTTACGACCTTATCCTTCAAGATAACAAAGTATCGAACGAAGCTGATCGGCATGCTCTCAACGTTTTCCTGTCACGGCTGCTGTTCTGCTTCTTCGCTGAAGACACCGGCATCTTTAAAGACGACCAGTTCACGAATGCGATAGCCTCTCACACCTCCGAGGATGGAAGTGACCTCCAAGCTTATCTGCAGCGGTTGTTTCTTGTGCTCAATACGCAAGATACCTCGAGTTTTCCGAAATACCTCCAAGAGTTTCCTTACGTAAACGGTGGGCTCTTTGCTCATGACTTGCCGGTGCCAACATTCAACGCTAAAGCTCGAAAGATCATACTTGAGTGCGGCGAGCTGAACTGGAAGGCGATCAATCCGGATATTTTTGGCTCGATGATCCAAGCGGTCATTCACGAAGACATGAGAGGTGGACTCGGTATGCACTATACCTCGGTCACTAATATCATGAAGGTCATAGAACCTCTCTTTCTGAATGATTTGTATGAGCAGTTTGAGAAGGCTGGTGACAACAAGACCAAGCTGAAAGCTTTGCTCGATAGAATTTACAATCTCAAAATCTTTGATCCAGCTTGTGGTTCTGGGAACTTCTTAATCATCACCTACAAGGAGTTGTGCAAGCTTGAAATCGAGATTTTCAAAAAGCTCTATGGCGGCCAGATGGCTGCATTTCGATATCACGGCCAAATTAAGCTGACGCAATTCTATGGAATTGAGCTGGATGATTTTGCTCATGAAACGGCTAAGCTTTCTCTATGGTTGGCTGAGCATCAAATGAATCTTGCATTCAAAGAGATATTCGGTGATACGAAACCGACTTTGCCGTTACAGGAAGGTGGCAATGTCGTTTGCGGCAATGCAGCTAGAATGGATTGGAAGGCCGTTTGTCCCGCTGGAGGTTCACGAGAGATTTATGTTTTAGGCAATCCTCCATATCTTGGCTTCTCTATGCAGGATAAAGAGCATAAGGAAGATTTGTTTTTAAATTGGGGAGGAACAACTAAGCTTGATTATATAAGTATTTGGTTTTTGAAAGCTGGCGAATATATAAAAGATAGCACGAATAAATTTGCTTTTGTTTCGACGAATTCAATCAACCAAGGCGAGCAGGTCGCATTGTTGTGGCCGTATGTGTTCAAACGAAATTTAGAAATAATTTTCGGCCATACGTCGTTTAAATGGAGCAATAATGCTAAGAGTAATGCTGGAGTAATCTGCTCTGTTATCGGTGTGGCTGTAAAGGATTATGTCAAAAATAAATTTCTCTATACAAATGGTATCGCTCGATCTGTTCGGTCAATAACAGCTTATTTAACTGAAGGGTCGATAGGCTTCGTAGAAAAACGTAAATTTCCTTTCAATATATCTGAAAAATTGGTTTTGGGAAATATGCCTAAAGATGGTGGGCATTTAATTTTATCTACGAGTGAAAAAAATATTCTTGTAGAAAAATATCCAGAATCGATTCGCTATATTAGAAAATATTTAGGATCGAGTGAATTTATACGAGGTGAAGAAAGATGGTGTCTTTGGATAGATGATGCCGAAGTAGATGAAGCATGTAAAGTTCCTGAAATAAATCGACGATTAAATTCTGTTGTGGAAATGCGTTCTGCTAGTCCTAAAAAAGCTACGAGATATTTTGCGAGTAGTCCCCATCGATTTGTAGAAATTAGACATCAAAACCTAGATTCAATCATAATACCTCGTGTATCGTCCGAACGCCGCGAGTATATCCCAATTGGATTTCTGGATAGTGATATAATCGTTAGTGATCTTGCGTATGTTATCTATGGTCCATCGCCGTACATCTTTGCACTTATTTCTTCTAGAATGCACATGACATGGGTAAGAGCAGTAGCTGGTAGATTAAAAAATGATTATCGCTATTCATCCGCTCTCTGCTACAATACATTCCCCTATCCAGTACTATCTTCGTCTCATAAAACTTCTATGGAAGAGGCTGTGTTCGATGTTTTAGAAGCCCGTGAACAACATCCAGAGAAAACAATGGCTCAGTTATACGATCCCGATAAAATGCCTGGAAGCTTAAGACAAGCTCATGATAAAATCGATGCAATTGTCGATAGATGTTATCGTTCAAAACCTTTTTTAAATGACGAAGAACGACTTGATTATCTATTTACTCGTTATGAAGCCTTACTAGCTGCTGAACAACGATAA
- a CDS encoding DEAD/DEAH box helicase, with the protein MPNLIAVNYACTGESLAVNSMGMREMQARAFEARNAQYLLLKAPPASGKSRALMFLGLDKLFNQGLKKVIVAVPERSIGGSFAKTDLTSFGFFADWDFDPNFNLCTPGGEASKVTAFKKFLDDPTQTILICTHATLRFAYEAVDESKFNDVLLAIDEFHHVSADGDNRLGEVLRSIMSNTSAHIIAMTGSYFRGDCVPVLLPEDEAKFSKVTYNYYEQLNGYKHLKSLGIGYHFYQGRYLSAIDEILDTDKKTILHIPNVNAGESTKDKHKEVDTIIDIVGTVVSQDPDTGVLFVKRKLDGKIIKVADLVNDNPKDRDKIVAYLRDMKAVDDMDLIIALGMAKEGFDWPYCEHALTVGYRGSLTEIIQIIGRATRDSDNKTHAQFTNLIAQPEAADDEVKLSVNNMLKAITASLLMEQVLAPNFKFKAKRLDDDTIEKGTIKIKGFKEPSTQRVKDIIESDLNDLKAAILQDPKLLQTLPGEFIEPEVINKVLIPKVIQTKYPELSEEEIEEVRQYVVADSAIKTGEIKTVGDKSFVRMAGKFVNIEDLHIDLIDSVNPFQKAFEVLSKSVTARLLKVIQETIDAGRIQMTDEEAVILYKDKIGPFMKMHGREPNINANDSLEKRMAEALVYLRNKKRQMMREAVA; encoded by the coding sequence ATGCCTAATCTAATAGCTGTAAATTACGCATGTACTGGTGAGAGCCTTGCTGTTAATTCTATGGGCATGCGAGAGATGCAAGCTCGAGCTTTTGAAGCACGCAATGCTCAGTACCTTCTTTTAAAAGCGCCACCAGCATCAGGCAAGTCTCGAGCTCTGATGTTCCTCGGTTTAGATAAGCTTTTCAATCAAGGTTTGAAAAAAGTCATAGTGGCCGTGCCTGAGAGATCTATCGGCGGTTCATTCGCTAAAACGGATCTTACTTCATTTGGTTTTTTCGCTGATTGGGACTTCGATCCGAATTTTAATCTCTGCACTCCAGGTGGTGAGGCCAGTAAAGTCACCGCGTTCAAAAAATTCCTCGACGATCCAACCCAGACAATTCTCATCTGCACACATGCCACGCTGCGCTTTGCTTATGAAGCGGTCGATGAGTCAAAATTCAATGACGTACTTCTTGCGATAGACGAGTTTCATCACGTATCAGCTGACGGAGATAACCGACTCGGTGAAGTGTTGCGTTCGATTATGAGCAACACATCCGCGCACATCATAGCGATGACCGGCTCATATTTTAGAGGCGATTGCGTACCGGTTTTACTTCCAGAGGATGAAGCCAAATTCTCAAAAGTAACTTACAACTATTACGAGCAGCTGAATGGTTACAAGCATTTGAAATCGCTCGGCATCGGATACCATTTTTACCAAGGACGCTATCTTAGCGCTATTGACGAAATACTGGATACGGACAAGAAAACCATCCTCCATATACCGAATGTCAACGCTGGTGAGTCAACAAAAGACAAGCACAAGGAAGTTGATACGATCATTGATATTGTCGGCACGGTTGTCTCGCAAGATCCAGACACTGGGGTCTTGTTTGTAAAACGTAAACTCGACGGCAAGATTATCAAAGTTGCCGATCTCGTGAACGACAATCCGAAAGATCGAGATAAAATTGTTGCCTATCTTCGTGACATGAAAGCGGTCGACGATATGGACCTGATCATCGCGTTGGGTATGGCAAAAGAAGGCTTCGATTGGCCGTATTGTGAACATGCACTCACCGTCGGCTACCGAGGTTCATTAACCGAGATCATCCAAATTATCGGCAGAGCGACCCGGGACAGTGATAACAAAACGCATGCTCAGTTTACCAACTTGATAGCGCAGCCTGAAGCAGCGGATGACGAAGTTAAGCTCTCCGTAAACAACATGTTGAAGGCAATCACTGCCTCTTTGTTGATGGAACAGGTATTAGCTCCGAATTTCAAGTTCAAAGCTAAAAGGCTGGATGATGACACGATTGAGAAAGGCACTATCAAAATCAAAGGCTTTAAAGAGCCGAGTACGCAACGTGTCAAAGACATTATTGAGTCCGATCTTAACGACCTGAAAGCCGCTATCCTTCAAGATCCGAAGCTCCTGCAAACGCTCCCCGGTGAGTTTATTGAACCTGAAGTCATTAATAAGGTCCTGATACCTAAAGTTATCCAAACGAAGTACCCGGAGCTCAGTGAGGAAGAAATTGAAGAAGTACGTCAGTACGTGGTAGCCGACTCCGCGATTAAGACTGGCGAGATAAAAACCGTCGGTGATAAAAGTTTTGTTCGTATGGCTGGCAAGTTCGTCAACATCGAGGATTTACACATCGACTTGATTGATAGCGTCAATCCGTTCCAGAAAGCTTTCGAGGTGCTGTCTAAATCGGTTACGGCCAGATTATTGAAAGTGATCCAGGAAACTATTGATGCTGGGAGAATCCAGATGACCGACGAAGAGGCCGTTATTCTCTACAAGGACAAGATCGGCCCATTTATGAAAATGCATGGACGAGAGCCGAACATTAATGCCAATGATTCGCTCGAGAAACGAATGGCTGAAGCCTTGGTGTATTTGCGAAATAAGAAGCGACAAATGATGCGTGAAGCAGTGGCATGA
- a CDS encoding GIY-YIG nuclease family protein, with translation MMDFEKELEQIIANDPLGLLDIKPKASAVTADQRLIASFLEINDFISEKGKEPTQSRDIKERMLFSRLKGLREDPIKAAALKEHDVHGLLADVEIPEPMQAKEINTIEDILEDDLSGLLAEDDPNSIFDLKHVPKTPNVPEYIAKRKPCKEFDKFEPLFKKVQSNLALKNLKMISFSSERQIKPGEFFLLSGMLVYVATVGEWEKQNFGNVNARLYCVFENGTESNMLLRSLAAALWKDVNSRHIVSTKQQEVFGDNNHIVTGDEATGYIYVLRSLSDKPEIKEIENLYKIGFSAQPTQQRILNAKNEPTYLMADVTIVSEYQTFNLNPQKLENLLHRFFSNSCLGVDVFDNEGKRHTPREWFIAPIHVIQTAVKLLISGEIVNYRYNASKQEIEVK, from the coding sequence ATGATGGATTTTGAGAAAGAACTTGAGCAGATAATCGCAAATGATCCTCTGGGATTATTGGATATAAAACCGAAAGCAAGTGCCGTGACCGCTGACCAGCGGTTGATAGCCTCGTTTCTGGAAATTAATGACTTTATCTCCGAAAAAGGCAAAGAGCCTACGCAAAGTCGAGATATCAAGGAAAGAATGTTGTTTAGCCGGTTAAAAGGCTTGCGTGAAGATCCGATCAAGGCTGCAGCTCTAAAAGAGCATGATGTTCATGGGCTGTTGGCGGATGTTGAGATACCAGAGCCGATGCAGGCAAAAGAGATAAATACCATCGAGGATATTCTTGAAGATGACCTGAGTGGTTTGCTCGCCGAAGATGATCCGAATAGCATCTTTGATTTGAAACACGTGCCGAAGACTCCGAATGTTCCGGAGTACATCGCTAAAAGAAAGCCTTGCAAAGAATTTGATAAGTTCGAGCCACTTTTTAAAAAGGTCCAGTCGAATTTGGCTCTGAAGAATTTGAAAATGATCAGTTTTTCAAGTGAAAGACAGATCAAGCCAGGCGAGTTCTTTCTTCTCTCTGGAATGCTGGTTTACGTCGCGACTGTCGGCGAATGGGAGAAACAGAACTTCGGAAACGTGAACGCTCGGTTATATTGTGTGTTCGAGAACGGCACCGAGTCTAACATGTTGCTGAGATCGTTGGCTGCTGCATTATGGAAAGATGTGAACAGCCGTCATATCGTCAGTACGAAACAGCAAGAAGTCTTTGGCGATAATAACCATATTGTGACAGGTGATGAAGCTACCGGCTACATCTACGTCTTGCGCTCTTTGAGTGATAAGCCAGAGATTAAGGAAATAGAAAATCTGTATAAGATCGGGTTTTCAGCTCAGCCAACTCAGCAACGGATTCTTAACGCCAAAAATGAGCCTACGTACCTGATGGCGGATGTGACAATCGTTTCCGAGTATCAGACTTTCAACTTAAACCCTCAAAAACTCGAAAATCTCCTTCATCGATTCTTTTCAAATTCGTGCCTAGGTGTCGATGTTTTCGATAACGAAGGAAAACGACATACTCCACGTGAATGGTTTATAGCACCGATCCACGTAATTCAGACTGCTGTCAAGCTCCTCATCTCCGGGGAAATTGTCAATTATCGTTACAATGCCTCTAAGCAAGAAATAGAGGTCAAATAA
- a CDS encoding ABC-three component system protein — protein sequence MTKSRNVPGQAEGYYLQETRFMYHLLKASSGDIVSLEYLGDVATQHADGSVTTEEDKSTIGSNPVTDKSVNLWKTLHNWVLLAESGELDPARTKYVIYVPNKKFTGSFIKILHEANTEENAKKAFESVKNAVWGKAPKFDLKSKVADTISSYVDKVFNNESISLAIIERFNFESGGDAGYKELNAVIKDSPVPPEHADAYRTYFLGWIKESIDKCIITGLTPQISRDEFISETHKILRKFNREGILRSGSVKPTKEAANLHVQKSPTYIQQLELINIEYEDKLTAVCDYLMAEDDRYDWITRGLLHESSADEFVSKLKSTWRNYSGEVKATIPHAEPESQGAAVFFKCCQYSTKIENNELPEHFVPGTFHLLANQPSLGWHPNWSNLLEAKDRKDKP from the coding sequence ATGACCAAATCTAGGAATGTACCAGGACAAGCTGAAGGTTATTATCTTCAAGAGACTAGATTTATGTATCATCTGCTGAAAGCAAGCTCTGGTGATATTGTGTCTCTGGAATATTTAGGTGATGTTGCGACACAACATGCGGACGGAAGTGTCACGACCGAAGAAGATAAAAGTACAATTGGTTCGAATCCTGTCACTGACAAATCGGTTAATTTGTGGAAAACGCTACATAATTGGGTGCTGTTGGCTGAGTCAGGTGAATTAGATCCAGCTCGAACGAAGTATGTAATATATGTACCTAATAAAAAATTTACTGGTAGTTTTATTAAAATACTTCATGAGGCTAATACAGAAGAAAACGCTAAAAAAGCCTTCGAATCTGTAAAAAATGCCGTATGGGGTAAAGCGCCAAAATTTGATTTGAAATCGAAAGTCGCAGATACAATTTCGAGTTATGTTGATAAAGTATTCAATAACGAATCAATATCGCTGGCAATTATAGAAAGGTTTAACTTTGAAAGTGGTGGAGACGCTGGATATAAAGAATTGAATGCCGTGATAAAAGATTCTCCGGTGCCTCCGGAACATGCTGACGCTTACAGAACATACTTCCTAGGTTGGATAAAAGAATCTATCGATAAATGCATAATCACAGGATTGACTCCACAAATTTCAAGAGATGAATTCATCAGCGAAACGCACAAAATTTTAAGAAAATTTAATCGTGAAGGAATATTGAGATCAGGATCAGTTAAACCAACGAAAGAAGCAGCAAATCTGCATGTTCAGAAATCACCAACATACATACAACAGCTTGAGTTGATCAACATTGAGTATGAAGACAAATTAACTGCTGTATGCGATTATCTGATGGCTGAAGATGATCGCTATGATTGGATAACTCGTGGCTTGCTTCATGAGTCAAGTGCTGACGAATTCGTTAGTAAATTGAAATCCACATGGAGAAATTATTCAGGGGAAGTAAAGGCTACCATTCCTCATGCTGAACCGGAGAGCCAAGGAGCGGCTGTATTTTTTAAATGTTGTCAATATTCAACGAAAATTGAAAATAACGAACTTCCAGAGCATTTTGTACCGGGAACATTTCATTTACTCGCCAATCAGCCTTCGCTCGGATGGCATCCTAATTGGTCCAACCTTCTTGAAGCTAAAGACCGGAAGGATAAGCCGTGA
- a CDS encoding three component ABC system middle component: MNALRDEIKLINNTALGSYLMWRFSLAYINEHEVHEAPPGVLLFLVLPILFHQPILEFIDSTQKRSGLSKFSEKLLSTQHKKCHLLLSIHDRTQEMKALSLRTIKMAVNSNLITIVPDTGRVIPFAEDIVGKPKGVPAIVKKMDRNAEKLGAWFAELSLQDISFYLKVFF, translated from the coding sequence GTGAACGCCTTACGCGATGAAATTAAATTAATCAATAACACTGCATTAGGCTCTTATCTTATGTGGCGATTTTCGCTTGCTTACATAAATGAGCATGAAGTACATGAAGCGCCACCAGGAGTGTTGTTGTTTTTAGTTTTACCGATCCTGTTTCACCAGCCCATACTCGAGTTTATTGATTCCACTCAAAAAAGGTCCGGACTGTCAAAGTTTTCAGAAAAGTTACTCAGTACCCAGCATAAAAAATGTCATTTATTGTTGAGCATTCATGATAGAACGCAGGAAATGAAAGCTCTTTCACTGCGTACAATCAAAATGGCTGTTAATAGCAATTTGATTACTATTGTACCTGACACCGGTAGAGTTATTCCATTTGCTGAAGACATCGTGGGAAAACCGAAAGGAGTTCCGGCGATTGTAAAGAAAATGGATCGAAACGCTGAAAAACTTGGTGCTTGGTTCGCAGAACTTTCTCTTCAAGATATCTCATTTTATTTAAAGGTATTTTTCTGA